In bacterium, a single window of DNA contains:
- a CDS encoding ABC transporter substrate-binding protein, whose translation MRRRWMLAGLTFGIGMGLLCFLACLRKGKVHSPDTMVIGTARDWRVSDIWSYKGFNGLVFETLISQDQKGGYLPLIAQSWEKSEDGRDYTFRIRDGISFSDGTRVTAYHVKESFEMREKRKKQEIAANGQAVFHQSTEEQCRKEWLDEIALPPIPGDTREREKSLKFPSCAHGEPEEFLTQLSSLTRWSAISSIEIIDERTVCFHLYQPYTLFLDELATPHISPVVKPSSDEKVTGFIGTGPYTIREYSRARHILLAKNPYYWQGEVKIPHIMLKVIPDPGERIAALEAGDIDLIGLDCFDKVPLEMVPRLRAAHCAVEKLSSPDPSVHSLVLNYQKEPFTDIRVREAIYLAIDQHTINSLIHDASLSINGPVPQNHFLYNPQVRRRRSDVSASRQLLAEAGWKDRSMDGVIRKGGEKFSVTLSWSSFDPVYEVIADLIQAQLKMVGIEVKLQPMEFGVHAEKMRSREFEMALWPQVRYPLFYYTGQPFWFTVYQSPELDEAFSIFLHSNDPEESRKACCTTQELITKSYVQPFFFEVFTILAWNTKKIPDLEPLPLKWNPAVELWKAGLTE comes from the coding sequence ATGCGCAGAAGATGGATGCTGGCGGGATTGACTTTCGGGATTGGGATGGGTCTTCTTTGTTTCCTGGCCTGTTTACGGAAAGGAAAAGTGCATTCTCCGGATACTATGGTTATCGGCACTGCCAGAGACTGGCGGGTTTCGGACATCTGGTCATACAAAGGATTCAATGGTCTGGTATTCGAGACATTGATCAGTCAGGATCAAAAGGGCGGATATCTCCCCTTGATCGCCCAATCGTGGGAGAAGAGCGAGGATGGTCGGGATTATACCTTCAGGATCAGAGATGGTATTAGCTTTTCCGATGGGACGCGGGTCACAGCCTATCATGTCAAGGAATCCTTCGAGATGCGGGAAAAAAGGAAAAAACAGGAAATCGCCGCCAATGGACAGGCCGTCTTCCATCAGTCCACCGAAGAGCAGTGCCGGAAAGAATGGTTAGACGAAATTGCTCTTCCTCCAATACCGGGAGACACCAGGGAGCGCGAGAAGTCCCTGAAGTTTCCATCCTGTGCTCACGGAGAGCCGGAAGAATTTCTCACTCAGCTCTCCAGCCTGACTCGCTGGAGCGCAATCTCCTCGATAGAGATTATCGATGAGCGCACGGTTTGCTTTCACCTCTATCAGCCATATACCCTGTTCCTGGATGAATTGGCCACACCGCATATAAGCCCTGTGGTCAAACCATCGTCGGATGAAAAAGTGACCGGATTTATCGGTACAGGGCCATATACCATCCGCGAGTACAGCAGGGCCCGACATATTCTGCTGGCTAAAAATCCTTATTACTGGCAGGGTGAAGTGAAAATCCCTCATATTATGCTGAAGGTCATCCCTGATCCCGGGGAGCGGATAGCCGCTCTTGAGGCAGGTGATATCGATTTGATCGGCCTCGATTGTTTTGACAAGGTGCCTCTTGAAATGGTTCCCCGCCTCAGGGCCGCTCATTGTGCAGTGGAAAAACTCTCCAGCCCCGATCCGTCGGTCCATTCTCTGGTGCTGAACTATCAGAAAGAGCCCTTCACTGACATCAGGGTAAGGGAAGCAATCTATCTGGCCATAGATCAGCATACAATCAACAGCCTCATTCATGATGCCTCCCTGAGCATCAATGGCCCGGTTCCCCAAAACCATTTTCTGTACAATCCCCAGGTACGCAGAAGGCGCAGTGATGTATCCGCTTCCAGACAACTGCTGGCTGAAGCGGGATGGAAAGACCGGAGTATGGACGGCGTAATCAGGAAAGGGGGGGAGAAATTTTCAGTCACCCTGTCATGGAGCAGCTTTGATCCGGTTTACGAGGTAATTGCCGACCTGATACAGGCCCAGTTGAAAATGGTGGGCATAGAGGTAAAATTGCAGCCTATGGAATTCGGCGTACATGCCGAAAAGATGCGCAGCAGAGAGTTTGAAATGGCCCTCTGGCCGCAGGTGCGTTATCCTCTCTTCTACTATACCGGTCAGCCTTTCTGGTTCACTGTGTATCAGAGCCCTGAGCTTGATGAAGCTTTTTCCATTTTCCTGCACTCCAATGATCCGGAAGAAAGCCGAAAGGCCTGCTGCACAACCCAGGAACTTATTACCAAAAGCTACGTTCAGCCGTTTTTCTTCGAAGTTTTTACCATCCTGGCCTGGAACACCAAAAAAATCCCTGACCTTGAGCCACTTCCTCTGAAATGGAATCCGGCTGTTGAGTTATGGAAAGCAGGATTGACGGAGTAG